In one Chitinophaga sancti genomic region, the following are encoded:
- a CDS encoding xanthine dehydrogenase molybdopterin binding subunit: MKNIDADTHLTGTSVYLDDLPLLQGTLFAAAYGAPVAHGILRRLDISEALQIPGLIRIFTAKDIPGENQIGGIIPDEPLLADHHIHFAGMPLALVVAHNRDAARAAVKKIQAIIDPLEVITNPRIAQARGELIMPPKSVIQGDTAEAWPRCTHIFEGAIDINGQEHLYIETQGAYAIPQEHGALKVYSSTQGPTAVQRTIARVSGIPMHRIEVVVTRLGGGFGGKEDQANTWAALCALAAQLLHRPVKYVLHRMEDMTMTGKRHPYMADFKIGLDAALKILAYEVTFFQNAGASADLSPAVLQRTLFHCTNAYYIPNVSATAYSCRTHLPPNTAFRGFGGPQGMYVIEAAIAAAATGLHIDKAQIQRANLIQTGDAFPYGQIAESEAVSSWQKAESLYEPDKIRASIHAFNAAHSLVKKGMALMPICFGISFTNTLMNNARSLVHIYSDGSVGISTGAVEMGQGVNTKILQVAAQTFGISYERVKINATSTYTVANTSPSAASATTDLNGKATLIACNALLERLLDLIVKDLGVERKCLSIQQEVVLNNGVPTDWNWVRLVNTAFVQRVALSENGHYATPVIHYDPISGKGHPFAYHVYGTAIIEVTVDCLRGTYETDSVKVVHDFGRSMNPDIDRGQIEGGIVQGIGWMTLEEVIYNQEGKLLSNALSTYKVPDIYAVPKEILIEHLHTDMDNLAIFRSKAVGEPPLMYGIGAWFALRDAILAFRPDAVLPFVAPMTPEKVLMALYAKQPVPAYEEKVSHLGID; the protein is encoded by the coding sequence ATGAAAAATATAGACGCCGATACGCACCTCACAGGTACCTCTGTATACCTGGATGATTTACCTTTATTACAGGGTACGCTCTTCGCGGCGGCCTATGGCGCCCCTGTGGCACATGGTATCCTGCGCAGACTGGACATCAGCGAGGCTTTGCAGATACCGGGCCTTATACGAATTTTTACGGCGAAAGATATTCCCGGTGAAAACCAGATCGGTGGCATTATTCCGGATGAACCCCTCTTAGCAGATCATCATATTCATTTTGCAGGCATGCCCCTGGCACTCGTTGTAGCGCACAACCGGGATGCAGCAAGAGCTGCCGTAAAAAAGATCCAGGCAATTATTGATCCCCTGGAAGTAATTACGAATCCAAGAATCGCACAGGCAAGAGGAGAACTGATCATGCCTCCCAAATCAGTGATACAGGGAGACACTGCCGAAGCATGGCCACGGTGCACGCACATCTTCGAAGGTGCCATTGACATCAACGGGCAGGAGCATCTCTATATTGAAACACAGGGAGCATACGCAATACCACAGGAACATGGCGCACTAAAAGTATACTCTTCTACGCAGGGGCCTACTGCTGTACAAAGAACGATCGCGCGGGTATCAGGTATTCCCATGCACAGGATAGAGGTGGTTGTAACCCGCCTTGGCGGTGGGTTTGGCGGCAAAGAAGACCAGGCAAATACCTGGGCTGCGTTATGTGCATTGGCCGCACAACTGCTACATAGACCTGTAAAATATGTCCTGCATAGGATGGAAGATATGACCATGACAGGAAAGCGGCATCCTTATATGGCGGATTTCAAAATCGGCCTGGATGCTGCATTGAAAATACTGGCTTATGAGGTTACTTTTTTCCAGAATGCAGGTGCCAGCGCAGACCTCTCTCCCGCTGTTCTGCAGCGAACTTTATTTCATTGTACCAATGCTTATTATATACCAAACGTAAGTGCTACTGCGTATAGTTGTCGTACACATTTACCTCCGAATACAGCCTTCAGGGGTTTTGGCGGGCCACAGGGTATGTATGTGATAGAAGCCGCTATTGCCGCTGCTGCCACAGGTTTGCATATTGACAAAGCACAGATCCAAAGAGCGAATTTAATTCAGACAGGTGATGCATTTCCTTATGGGCAGATAGCAGAAAGCGAAGCCGTTTCCAGCTGGCAAAAAGCGGAATCCCTGTATGAACCGGATAAAATCCGTGCGTCCATCCATGCTTTTAATGCAGCACATTCACTGGTTAAAAAAGGTATGGCATTGATGCCAATATGTTTTGGCATTTCTTTCACCAATACATTGATGAATAATGCCCGTTCACTGGTGCATATATACAGTGACGGCAGTGTGGGCATCAGTACAGGTGCTGTAGAAATGGGGCAGGGTGTGAATACAAAAATATTGCAGGTGGCTGCGCAGACTTTCGGCATTTCATATGAGCGGGTAAAAATCAATGCGACCAGTACTTACACGGTGGCCAACACCTCTCCATCTGCGGCAAGTGCTACCACAGACCTGAATGGCAAAGCGACATTGATTGCCTGCAATGCCCTGCTGGAAAGGTTATTGGACCTGATTGTAAAAGATCTTGGTGTTGAGCGTAAGTGTTTAAGTATCCAACAGGAAGTGGTGCTAAATAATGGTGTGCCTACTGACTGGAACTGGGTACGTTTGGTGAATACCGCCTTTGTGCAAAGAGTGGCGCTTTCAGAAAATGGGCACTATGCTACACCTGTTATTCATTATGATCCTATAAGCGGGAAAGGACATCCGTTTGCCTATCATGTGTACGGCACTGCGATCATTGAAGTGACCGTCGATTGCCTGCGTGGAACTTATGAAACGGATAGCGTGAAAGTAGTGCATGATTTTGGCAGGAGCATGAACCCGGATATTGACAGGGGCCAGATTGAAGGGGGTATTGTGCAGGGTATAGGCTGGATGACCCTGGAAGAAGTGATCTATAATCAGGAGGGAAAATTGTTATCCAATGCCCTGTCCACCTACAAGGTACCAGATATTTATGCAGTGCCTAAAGAAATTCTCATTGAACACTTGCATACTGATATGGATAACCTGGCCATCTTTCGTTCCAAAGCGGTGGGAGAGCCACCACTCATGTATGGCATAGGTGCATGGTTTGCTCTGCGGGATGCAATCCTGGCTTTCCGCCCGGATGCAGTACTCCCTTTTGTTGCACCCATGACACCGGAAAAAGTATTGATGGCATTGTATGCAAAACAGCCTGTTCCTGCTTATGAAGAAAAAGTTAGTCACCTGGGAATTGATTAG
- a CDS encoding XdhC family protein → MKKKLVTWELISRSLQQGIPVMLLYVVQSDGSSPGRQGFFMAVNAVGEMAGSIGGGIMEHKFVEMAKEQLTQEAELSTVRRQVHDKSSPKDQSGMICSGAQTILLYRVRSCDEPLIQQIIDCLVHFKKGVLALSPAGLNFSAGTGSLKFIMHGPEDWSYTEPMGYRDHLYLAGGGHCSLAFSRIMSMLDFYIHVYDNRPQLNTFLENDFAHEKIIVEDYSLLKDLIPEGAHHYVVVMTMGYRSDDLVIRALLHKQFRYLGVLGSQAKIKQLFEEYKAAGIPAQVLHNIHAPIGMPISSRTPEEIAISIAAEIIRERNRPGNG, encoded by the coding sequence ATGAAGAAAAAGTTAGTCACCTGGGAATTGATTAGTCGAAGCCTGCAACAGGGGATCCCCGTCATGCTGCTGTATGTAGTGCAAAGTGATGGGAGTAGCCCGGGCAGACAAGGATTTTTCATGGCAGTAAATGCTGTGGGTGAAATGGCGGGTTCTATCGGAGGGGGAATCATGGAACATAAATTTGTTGAGATGGCGAAGGAACAGTTGACCCAGGAAGCGGAGCTGTCGACTGTACGCAGGCAGGTGCATGATAAAAGTAGTCCGAAAGACCAGAGTGGAATGATCTGCTCCGGGGCGCAAACGATCTTATTGTACCGTGTCCGATCGTGTGATGAACCCTTGATTCAACAGATTATTGATTGCCTGGTACATTTTAAAAAAGGAGTGTTAGCCCTCTCTCCTGCCGGATTGAACTTTTCTGCGGGAACCGGTAGTTTAAAGTTTATCATGCATGGGCCTGAGGATTGGAGCTATACAGAACCCATGGGCTATAGAGATCATTTATACCTGGCAGGAGGCGGACATTGTTCCCTGGCTTTTTCCAGGATCATGTCTATGCTGGACTTTTATATTCACGTTTATGATAACAGGCCTCAGCTGAATACCTTCCTTGAAAATGACTTTGCGCATGAAAAAATAATCGTGGAAGATTATAGTCTGCTGAAAGACCTGATCCCTGAAGGAGCGCATCATTATGTAGTGGTCATGACGATGGGCTACCGCAGTGATGATCTTGTGATCAGGGCCTTGCTGCATAAGCAATTCAGGTACCTGGGAGTGCTGGGGAGCCAGGCTAAAATAAAGCAGCTATTTGAGGAATATAAAGCAGCAGGGATCCCTGCGCAGGTATTGCACAATATTCATGCACCGATAGGTATGCCAATCAGCAGCCGGACCCCGGAGGAGATTGCGATCAGCATTGCGGCAGAGATCATCAGGGAGCGGAATAGGCCGGGGAACGGATGA
- the pucL gene encoding factor-independent urate hydroxylase yields the protein MIKLGENSYGKNAVQLSKIIRHPDHHEFRQITVNVSLKGDFETAHTLGDNTKILPTDTQKNTVYALAKEHFTTSIEAFALHLAEHFVHTQQQVATATVEIAETAWSRITPHAYISGGAEKRTTQVIYNAATTTITSGITDLLILKTTDSGFEHFIKDPYTTLKETSDRIFATQCEASWIYKGAIKDYSVLFDNIRATLLATFAGHNSLSVQQTLFAMGEAVLETYPAVKEITLKMPNKHHVLFNLEQFGMSNQNEVFIATDEPYGYIVGTVIRE from the coding sequence ATGATCAAACTAGGCGAAAACTCATACGGCAAAAACGCCGTTCAATTGTCCAAAATCATCCGTCACCCAGATCACCATGAATTCAGACAGATCACTGTCAATGTATCTCTGAAAGGCGATTTCGAAACCGCCCACACACTTGGTGATAACACGAAGATCTTGCCAACGGATACACAAAAGAATACTGTGTACGCCCTTGCCAAAGAACATTTTACCACCAGCATAGAAGCCTTTGCACTACACCTGGCAGAGCATTTTGTTCATACCCAGCAACAGGTGGCTACTGCCACGGTAGAAATTGCAGAAACTGCCTGGTCAAGGATCACACCACATGCTTACATCAGTGGAGGCGCTGAAAAACGGACCACTCAGGTCATCTACAATGCCGCCACCACTACTATTACCAGTGGTATTACAGATCTGCTCATCCTCAAAACAACGGATTCCGGTTTTGAGCATTTTATCAAAGATCCCTACACCACCTTAAAGGAAACCAGCGACCGGATCTTTGCTACACAATGTGAAGCCAGCTGGATCTACAAAGGCGCCATCAAAGATTACAGCGTTTTATTTGATAATATCCGTGCCACCTTGCTGGCTACTTTTGCCGGTCACAATAGTCTCTCCGTACAACAAACGCTCTTTGCGATGGGTGAAGCGGTGTTGGAAACCTATCCTGCCGTAAAAGAGATCACTTTGAAAATGCCCAATAAGCACCATGTTCTTTTTAACCTGGAGCAATTTGGAATGAGCAATCAGAATGAAGTGTTCATTGCTACAGATGAACCCTATGGTTACATTGTAGGAACCGTGATCCGGGAATAG
- the allB gene encoding allantoinase AllB: MFDLAIKGNRIITPDGIQPAVVLIKDGLIADVVTVIPGDAVRKIHDIHDNVLMPGITDPHVHINEPGRTEWEGFTTATRAALAGGITTLVDMPLNAHPVTTTVAALEAKIRVANLFTNCGYWGGVVPGNTDELEPLIEKGVLGFKAFLTHSGIDDFPNVQEEDLRKAMPIIAKHGLPLLVHCELSNPMPASVVGTYAAYLDSRPAVWEENAIALMIRLCEEFHCRVHIVHLSAASALPKIIKARAAGLPLTVETAQHYLYFNAEGIPEGDMAFKCAPPIRDQENNELLWQALKSGIIDMVATDHSPSPADLKKGGYMDAWGGIASLQLALPALWTAARQRQVPLTRIAQWLCSAPALLAGTHKYKGKIAKGYDADLVVWNPDQPFTVIPENLQHKHPITPYAHETLYGVVRQTYLKGIKAYDQGLFTATPQGENILRS, translated from the coding sequence ATGTTTGACCTGGCTATAAAAGGGAACCGTATTATTACGCCCGATGGTATTCAACCGGCCGTGGTACTGATTAAGGATGGATTGATTGCAGATGTTGTCACTGTTATACCCGGCGATGCTGTTAGAAAAATACACGACATACACGACAATGTACTGATGCCTGGCATCACTGATCCGCATGTACATATCAATGAACCCGGCAGGACTGAGTGGGAAGGCTTTACCACGGCTACCCGTGCTGCACTTGCCGGGGGTATTACTACCCTGGTGGATATGCCGCTGAATGCGCATCCTGTTACCACTACGGTTGCTGCACTGGAAGCAAAGATCAGGGTCGCAAACCTGTTTACCAATTGCGGCTATTGGGGAGGTGTGGTTCCCGGCAATACCGATGAACTGGAACCCCTGATTGAGAAAGGTGTGTTAGGATTCAAAGCATTTCTCACCCATTCCGGTATTGATGATTTTCCCAATGTGCAGGAAGAAGATTTGAGAAAGGCGATGCCTATTATTGCAAAACATGGCTTACCCCTGTTAGTACATTGTGAACTATCCAACCCAATGCCGGCATCGGTGGTAGGTACCTATGCTGCTTACCTGGATTCACGCCCTGCTGTATGGGAGGAAAATGCCATTGCCCTGATGATCCGCTTATGCGAAGAGTTTCATTGCAGGGTGCATATCGTTCACCTGTCGGCAGCTTCGGCCCTGCCAAAGATCATCAAAGCCAGGGCAGCAGGATTGCCATTGACAGTAGAAACCGCCCAGCATTATTTATACTTCAACGCAGAAGGCATTCCGGAGGGTGATATGGCCTTTAAATGTGCGCCGCCTATACGTGACCAGGAAAACAACGAACTGCTCTGGCAGGCCTTAAAATCGGGTATTATTGATATGGTGGCAACGGACCACTCTCCCAGTCCTGCAGATCTCAAAAAAGGAGGTTATATGGATGCATGGGGAGGCATTGCTTCTTTACAGTTAGCCCTACCCGCTTTATGGACCGCTGCCCGGCAAAGACAGGTGCCACTTACCAGGATTGCACAATGGCTGTGTAGCGCACCGGCACTCCTGGCCGGTACCCACAAATACAAAGGGAAAATAGCAAAAGGATATGATGCTGACCTGGTGGTTTGGAACCCGGATCAGCCATTTACGGTCATTCCTGAAAACCTGCAACATAAACACCCCATTACCCCATATGCCCATGAAACCCTCTATGGGGTAGTACGGCAAACCTACCTCAAAGGGATAAAAGCATATGACCAGGGTTTATTCACAGCGACTCCACAGGGAGAAAATATTTTACGATCATGA
- a CDS encoding M20 family metallo-hydrolase gives MNTATVLARIQELGAISEDSACLTRTFGSGAMVKASQLIAGWMQEAGLLTRIDNIHNVRGRRVSKNPAARTLVLGSHYDTVVNAGKFDGPLGILMALEVVSAINIELPFHIEVVAFSDEEGVRYHTTYLGSKVLTGAFDPSLLSLKDAAGITLGDAIQLMGGCTEQLLHDKIPADQWLGYFEIHIEQGPVLYEKHIPLAIVTAIAGQQRSQLIVKGMAGHAGTVPMEMRQDALCCASECILIIEQWAVQHRDQVLATVGTLQVVHGASNVIPGEVVCSLDLRSADPDMLRKTHVELAAQLADVCEKRKISFEWHVVQETAPVICDPELSTLLERSIPAAERVKLVSGAGHDAVAVSAIAPVCMLFVRCFKGISHHPQEDVEAADIEVALEVARSFILQLI, from the coding sequence ATGAATACCGCCACCGTACTTGCACGCATACAGGAACTGGGGGCCATCAGCGAAGATAGTGCCTGCCTGACCCGCACTTTTGGTTCCGGGGCGATGGTTAAGGCTAGTCAGCTAATAGCAGGCTGGATGCAGGAAGCAGGCTTATTAACCAGGATCGATAATATCCATAATGTACGGGGAAGACGGGTATCTAAAAACCCGGCTGCACGTACATTGGTATTGGGCTCTCATTATGATACAGTGGTCAATGCAGGGAAGTTCGACGGCCCACTGGGCATCCTGATGGCATTGGAGGTAGTTAGCGCTATTAACATAGAATTACCTTTTCATATTGAAGTAGTGGCTTTTAGTGATGAAGAAGGTGTACGCTACCATACTACTTACCTGGGCAGTAAAGTATTGACCGGGGCATTTGATCCTTCGTTATTATCATTAAAAGATGCAGCAGGAATTACATTAGGTGATGCCATCCAGTTAATGGGAGGATGTACGGAGCAGTTATTGCATGATAAAATACCGGCTGACCAGTGGCTGGGGTATTTTGAAATACACATTGAACAGGGCCCGGTATTATATGAAAAACATATTCCCCTGGCGATTGTTACGGCTATAGCGGGGCAACAGCGAAGTCAGCTTATTGTTAAAGGTATGGCGGGGCATGCAGGTACTGTGCCAATGGAAATGCGGCAGGACGCCCTTTGCTGTGCTTCGGAATGCATTTTGATAATAGAACAATGGGCTGTGCAACACAGGGATCAGGTGCTGGCTACTGTGGGTACTTTGCAGGTAGTGCATGGCGCTTCGAATGTGATTCCGGGAGAAGTAGTGTGTAGTCTTGACCTGAGAAGCGCTGATCCTGACATGCTCAGGAAAACACATGTTGAGTTGGCAGCGCAGCTTGCCGACGTTTGTGAAAAAAGAAAGATCAGTTTTGAATGGCATGTTGTGCAGGAGACTGCACCGGTGATCTGTGACCCGGAGCTATCCACGTTGTTAGAAAGATCCATTCCGGCTGCTGAACGGGTAAAACTCGTTAGTGGTGCAGGGCATGATGCCGTAGCTGTATCTGCCATCGCCCCTGTTTGTATGCTCTTTGTACGCTGCTTTAAAGGCATCAGTCATCATCCACAGGAAGATGTGGAAGCAGCTGATATTGAAGTAGCCCTGGAAGTAGCACGCTCTTTTATTCTGCAACTTATCTGA
- the allE gene encoding (S)-ureidoglycine aminohydrolase, whose translation MEISALTRSVVKSNHALICPDGHVNSVIPGWTNCKTNVLINEQMGAGLCQALITMEAEGVVSGKTAVSQLFFYVIEGICTVNDTLLSAGQFVYFPPGENYEIKGASAGTKLLSFHKVYEPLEGYPTPKLFFGDSAKIPGPAFLGDPALRLQVLLPEDLSFDMAVNIFTYDPGGHLPFVETHVMEHGLLYLQGQGVYMLNHEWYPVKKGDAIWMAPYCQQWFTAMGKEPAVYIYYKNVNRFPSPI comes from the coding sequence ATGGAGATTTCAGCACTCACCCGTTCCGTAGTAAAAAGTAATCACGCACTCATTTGCCCCGATGGACATGTGAACAGCGTGATACCCGGATGGACCAATTGTAAAACAAATGTACTCATCAATGAACAGATGGGCGCTGGTTTATGCCAGGCACTCATTACCATGGAGGCAGAAGGTGTGGTGAGCGGTAAAACGGCTGTTTCGCAGCTCTTCTTCTACGTCATCGAGGGCATTTGTACGGTGAATGACACCTTGCTGAGCGCGGGGCAGTTCGTGTATTTTCCTCCCGGGGAAAACTATGAGATCAAAGGTGCCAGCGCCGGCACAAAGTTGCTCAGTTTCCACAAGGTGTACGAACCACTGGAAGGATATCCTACACCTAAACTCTTTTTTGGTGACAGCGCAAAAATACCCGGGCCTGCTTTCCTGGGCGATCCGGCTTTAAGACTACAGGTATTACTCCCGGAAGATCTGTCTTTTGATATGGCGGTAAACATCTTCACGTATGATCCGGGCGGGCATCTGCCATTTGTAGAAACCCATGTAATGGAACATGGATTACTCTACTTACAGGGGCAGGGTGTGTATATGCTGAACCATGAATGGTATCCTGTAAAAAAAGGAGATGCGATCTGGATGGCACCATACTGTCAGCAATGGTTTACAGCCATGGGAAAAGAACCCGCCGTGTATATTTATTATAAAAACGTAAACAGGTTCCCCTCCCCCATATGA
- the uraD gene encoding 2-oxo-4-hydroxy-4-carboxy-5-ureidoimidazoline decarboxylase, giving the protein MTLDALNHLSQPELYTTLQQCCGAHKWVEQMIADFPMTDETALFTAAHKHWAACTPADGLEAFSHHPRIGDRPALHKEQAGVVDAGTAVLNELAVLNAEYATKFGYIFIVFATGKSASDMLSILKSRMNNTPTEEIKIAMAEQGKITHLRLEKLLS; this is encoded by the coding sequence ATGACACTGGATGCCCTCAACCATTTAAGCCAGCCTGAGTTGTATACTACTTTACAGCAATGCTGTGGCGCGCACAAATGGGTAGAGCAGATGATCGCTGATTTTCCCATGACGGATGAAACAGCATTATTTACTGCTGCTCACAAACATTGGGCCGCCTGCACACCAGCCGATGGCCTGGAAGCATTTAGTCATCATCCCCGCATTGGAGACCGGCCTGCTTTGCATAAAGAGCAGGCCGGTGTTGTGGATGCGGGTACAGCCGTACTTAATGAATTAGCGGTTTTAAATGCGGAGTACGCAACAAAATTCGGTTACATCTTTATCGTATTTGCCACAGGAAAATCTGCATCCGACATGTTGTCCATATTAAAATCCAGGATGAATAATACCCCAACAGAAGAAATTAAAATCGCCATGGCAGAGCAAGGTAAGATCACCCACCTACGACTTGAAAAATTACTTTCATGA
- the uraH gene encoding hydroxyisourate hydrolase yields the protein MSQLTTHILDTSAGIPAPGIAVTLFVLQEKEWLQLAAGITNSDGRVNNLWEEGSSLPHGLYKLHFDTQEYFERNFTASFFPFVEIAFYINSHAHYHVPLLLSPFAYSTYRGS from the coding sequence ATGAGCCAGTTAACGACCCATATACTGGATACTTCAGCTGGTATCCCCGCCCCCGGAATTGCCGTTACCCTGTTTGTATTGCAGGAGAAGGAATGGTTGCAATTAGCAGCCGGTATTACTAACAGTGATGGCCGTGTGAATAATCTGTGGGAGGAGGGTTCATCCCTTCCCCATGGCCTGTATAAATTACATTTCGATACACAGGAATATTTTGAACGCAATTTCACGGCCTCCTTTTTCCCATTTGTAGAAATTGCTTTTTATATCAATAGCCATGCGCATTATCATGTGCCACTTTTGTTATCACCCTTTGCTTATTCCACTTACCGTGGTTCTTAA
- a CDS encoding DUF6986 family protein codes for MQLSIPESDKHALLGTLKIANLAFQQTYPGDKPDRQPVHTVYGGANLFKADTCIKMGEMALQHFHTYAPDSGVLAMALEWKNEDLAEIIYKQIIHKLQTEPVEDFRIDFEDGFGNRPDEEEDATAVAAATELAKGMQDGTISPFIGIRIKPFTEDLKHRSVRTLDLFISTLLQHTNGVLPANFVVMLPKVTIPEQVSTLVRFFEVLEKAHALEPGTLQMETMVEATQIIMDDEGRNPLMRIIRASEGRCMAAHFGTYDYTASCGITARYQTMAHPVCDFAHHMTKVALGGTGIFLSDGATNVIPVALHKGDHLSYAQLEENREHVHKGWRTGYHHTMHSLINGFYQGWDLHPTQLPMRYAATYHFFLSNYEEALFRLKTFVERAAISTLNKDIFDDAATGQGLLNYFLRAINCGAVSEQEVLATGLTLEELRMRSFYRILEGRRQHLI; via the coding sequence ATGCAACTTTCCATCCCCGAATCGGACAAGCATGCCCTGCTGGGCACCTTGAAAATAGCGAACCTGGCCTTTCAACAAACTTATCCCGGCGATAAACCAGACAGGCAACCCGTGCATACTGTATATGGCGGAGCCAATTTATTTAAGGCAGATACCTGCATTAAAATGGGTGAAATGGCGCTACAACATTTCCATACGTATGCCCCCGATAGTGGGGTGCTGGCCATGGCTTTGGAATGGAAAAATGAGGATTTGGCAGAGATCATTTACAAGCAGATCATCCACAAATTGCAGACTGAACCCGTGGAAGATTTCAGGATTGACTTTGAAGACGGGTTTGGGAACAGGCCTGATGAGGAGGAAGATGCAACAGCAGTTGCTGCGGCTACAGAACTGGCCAAAGGAATGCAGGACGGAACCATTTCTCCTTTTATTGGTATCCGGATCAAACCATTTACGGAAGATCTGAAACATAGAAGTGTGCGCACCCTGGATTTGTTCATCAGCACTTTATTACAACATACGAATGGGGTATTGCCAGCTAATTTTGTGGTGATGCTGCCAAAAGTGACGATCCCTGAGCAGGTGAGTACCTTAGTAAGGTTCTTTGAAGTGCTGGAAAAAGCGCATGCGCTGGAGCCAGGCACCCTGCAGATGGAAACGATGGTAGAAGCGACACAGATCATTATGGATGATGAAGGACGGAATCCATTGATGCGCATCATCAGGGCCAGTGAAGGCAGGTGTATGGCTGCGCATTTTGGTACGTATGATTATACCGCTTCCTGTGGCATTACTGCGAGGTACCAGACGATGGCGCACCCGGTTTGTGATTTTGCACATCATATGACCAAGGTGGCATTGGGGGGAACAGGGATCTTTTTATCTGATGGCGCTACGAATGTAATCCCGGTGGCCTTGCATAAGGGAGATCATTTATCTTATGCGCAACTGGAAGAGAACAGGGAACATGTGCATAAAGGCTGGAGAACAGGGTATCATCATACCATGCATTCGCTCATCAATGGTTTTTACCAGGGATGGGATTTGCATCCTACACAATTGCCGATGCGGTATGCGGCGACTTATCATTTCTTTTTGAGTAATTACGAGGAAGCGCTGTTCAGGTTGAAGACCTTTGTAGAGCGGGCAGCGATTTCAACCCTGAATAAAGATATTTTTGATGATGCGGCTACGGGGCAGGGATTGCTGAATTATTTCTTAAGGGCGATTAATTGTGGAGCAGTTTCGGAGCAGGAGGTGCTGGCAACGGGATTGACCCTGGAGGAACTTAGGATGAGATCATTTTACAGGATCCTGGAAGGGAGGAGGCAGCACCTGATATAA